In Equus przewalskii isolate Varuska chromosome 15, EquPr2, whole genome shotgun sequence, a single genomic region encodes these proteins:
- the LOC139076186 gene encoding forkhead box protein D1-like: MEARTERAGERGGGGGGSRVGARGGAAGHDARGARPPPRHAPRHASSHHAPCQFGTASLLSAPAGPAAGPAGGGAGGRRDGHLSQPIGGSRSPSRTPPQPPLQEAPPLFVKSRGS, translated from the exons ATGGAGGCGAGAACTGAGAGAGCGGGAGAacggggcgggggaggaggagggagccgcGTAGGAGCTCGGGGCGGGGCCGCAGGCCATGACGCGCGCGgcgcccggcccccgccccgaCACGCCCCTCGTCACGCCTCCTCGCACCACGCCCCCTGCCAGTTTGGCACCGCCAGTCTCCTCAGCGCCCCCGCAGGCCCCGCCGCGGGGCCAGCCGGAGGTGGGGCGGGAGGGAGGCGGGACGGGCATTTGTCCCAGCCAATCGGCGGCTCCCGGAGTCCCTCGCGCACTCCCCCCCAGCCGCCTCTTCAGGAGGCCCCGCCCCTCTTTGTAAAATC acgaggaagctga